The following coding sequences are from one Fibrobacter sp. UBA4297 window:
- a CDS encoding U32 family peptidase yields the protein MNNPELLLPVGTRDMLESAINNGADAVYYGVPHWNARGRTEDFSFEDVEEMIRYARLRGVKTYLAMNILIFEREIQELPEFLERLIALKPDAFIIQDIGLARLIKAICPEQEIHASTQMTLASSEAVNLVKDIGFSRAVLARELSAKQIAQIKSLTDLELEVFIHGALCVSYSGQCLTSENFGGRSANRGQCAQSCRLPYRIFVDGKEWKDPKARYLFSTRDLCALPKLEELREIGVESLKVEGRLKSPEYVAAVSHAYRKALETLSENNTSLHSEHDSAAQPCQSASSLSRPSPCTSLREAEGDEAIHQNDATDLGLTAQDLEPLEVLFSRGLNTGWLDGVNHQELVDGSFSNHHGEFIGTVVQVERGGVIVELEDKPVPCTLLPGDGILFEEYRAEPEPRQTGSRLYKATFANRAGKSQVRLEFGREFNLRKVSYGMKAYRNDSPALEKELHKTFTDKSFAKHIPVCMTLKGKIGEPLKLTISETRTANETRAVTVNGAILEAARNEVASDALQTIAKKELSALSATAYVLDKLEIKLPPNAFLPGKVLRTLRQEAVQALDEKRLQWKELAPSANAGREFLQNVSVKEIPASAGMTNPAEKTNPAEKPRRMNITVLVRRPEQIDALQGLDIDKVVMDFDWGVKYDEPLERIHKLGFEAGIATLRIHKPGENHYIKQILTLMPEFALVRNLGSLALLKDSGIPMVGDYSLNATNSASYDWLLAQGLEKLHPSWDLNSTQLFDLLKNIDGSKLELALHQYMPAFHSEYCAFARALTTGRRFPECKKICTQHKVEILDHKGERHFLQSDAECRNTLFVGKPQSALKLLPRLIAQNVSSYRLELLDEEPESVRRKIDIYTQAIRGKLDIDTAISKAGVEEKYGLSEGQLFNQSVWQDRKKG from the coding sequence ATGAACAATCCTGAGCTTCTTTTGCCTGTCGGTACGCGCGACATGCTGGAATCTGCCATCAACAACGGGGCGGACGCAGTTTACTATGGTGTGCCCCACTGGAACGCACGCGGTCGAACCGAAGATTTTTCATTTGAAGATGTCGAAGAAATGATCCGCTACGCAAGGCTTCGCGGCGTCAAGACGTACCTCGCGATGAACATCCTCATCTTCGAGCGCGAGATTCAGGAATTGCCGGAATTTTTGGAACGTTTGATTGCGCTCAAGCCGGACGCGTTCATCATTCAGGACATCGGGCTTGCAAGGCTCATCAAGGCGATTTGCCCAGAACAGGAAATCCATGCGAGTACACAAATGACGCTCGCAAGTTCCGAAGCCGTGAACCTGGTCAAGGACATCGGATTTTCAAGAGCAGTTTTGGCACGCGAACTTTCGGCTAAGCAGATTGCACAAATCAAGAGCCTCACCGACCTGGAACTGGAAGTTTTCATCCACGGGGCGCTTTGCGTCTCGTACTCGGGCCAGTGCCTCACCAGCGAAAACTTTGGCGGGCGCAGCGCAAACCGCGGACAGTGCGCTCAAAGCTGCCGCCTCCCCTACCGCATTTTCGTCGATGGCAAGGAATGGAAGGATCCGAAAGCGCGTTACTTGTTCAGCACCCGCGACTTGTGCGCCCTCCCAAAATTGGAAGAACTTAGGGAAATCGGCGTGGAATCGCTCAAGGTCGAAGGGCGTTTGAAAAGCCCAGAATATGTGGCCGCCGTTTCGCACGCCTACCGCAAGGCATTAGAAACATTAAGTGAAAATAATACGTCATTGCACTCCGAGCATGACTCTGCGGCTCAGCCATGCCAGTCTGCAAGCAGCCTGTCGCGGCCTTCGCCTTGTACGTCATTGCGAGAAGCCGAAGGCGACGAAGCAATCCATCAAAACGATGCGACTGATTTAGGCCTTACAGCGCAGGACTTGGAGCCGCTCGAAGTGCTTTTCTCCCGCGGGCTCAATACAGGCTGGCTCGATGGCGTAAACCACCAGGAACTCGTCGACGGATCGTTCTCAAACCATCATGGTGAATTTATCGGAACCGTCGTTCAGGTGGAACGCGGCGGCGTGATTGTGGAACTTGAAGACAAGCCTGTTCCGTGCACATTGTTGCCGGGCGACGGGATTTTATTTGAGGAATATAGGGCAGAGCCGGAGCCGCGCCAAACGGGAAGCCGACTGTACAAAGCGACATTCGCCAATCGCGCCGGGAAGTCGCAAGTTCGTCTGGAATTCGGTCGAGAATTCAACTTGCGCAAAGTCAGCTACGGCATGAAGGCATACCGCAATGACTCCCCCGCTCTCGAAAAAGAACTCCACAAGACTTTTACCGACAAAAGTTTCGCCAAGCACATTCCCGTGTGCATGACGCTCAAAGGCAAAATCGGCGAACCGCTCAAGCTCACGATTTCGGAAACACGCACCGCAAACGAGACGCGCGCGGTCACCGTCAACGGTGCCATCCTCGAAGCAGCCCGCAACGAAGTCGCATCCGACGCACTCCAGACCATCGCAAAGAAGGAACTTTCGGCACTTTCTGCTACGGCCTACGTTCTCGACAAGCTAGAAATCAAGCTCCCGCCAAACGCATTCCTCCCCGGCAAAGTTTTGCGTACGCTCCGCCAAGAAGCAGTACAAGCCTTGGACGAAAAACGATTGCAGTGGAAAGAACTTGCACCTTCAGCAAACGCGGGTCGAGAATTTTTGCAGAATGTTTCGGTGAAGGAGATTCCCGCTTCCGCGGGAATGACAAATCCAGCGGAAAAGACGAATCCGGCAGAAAAGCCCCGCCGCATGAACATCACTGTTCTCGTTCGCCGTCCCGAACAAATCGACGCATTGCAAGGTCTCGACATCGACAAAGTCGTCATGGATTTTGACTGGGGTGTGAAATACGACGAACCGCTCGAACGCATCCACAAGCTCGGATTCGAAGCAGGCATCGCCACGCTCCGCATCCACAAACCCGGCGAGAACCATTACATCAAACAAATTCTCACGCTCATGCCGGAATTTGCATTGGTGCGTAACCTCGGTTCGCTCGCGCTCCTCAAGGATTCCGGAATTCCGATGGTCGGCGACTACAGCCTGAACGCCACCAACAGCGCAAGCTACGATTGGCTTTTGGCACAAGGACTTGAAAAATTGCACCCGTCGTGGGACCTCAACAGCACCCAGCTTTTTGACTTACTCAAGAACATCGACGGAAGCAAGCTCGAACTCGCACTGCACCAATACATGCCCGCATTCCACTCGGAATACTGCGCCTTCGCACGTGCCCTCACGACTGGTCGTCGCTTCCCCGAATGCAAAAAGATTTGCACACAGCACAAAGTCGAAATTTTGGACCACAAGGGCGAACGTCACTTCTTGCAATCCGATGCCGAATGCCGCAACACGCTCTTTGTCGGCAAGCCGCAATCCGCCCTCAAGCTTTTGCCAAGGCTCATCGCACAAAACGTGAGCAGCTACCGTTTGGAACTCTTGGATGAAGAGCCCGAATCCGTCCGCCGCAAGATCGACATTTATACGCAAGCCATCCGCGGCAAGCTCGACATCGACACCGCCATTTCAAAAGCAGGCGTCGAAGAAAAGTACGGACTCTCCGAAGGCCAGCTGTTCAACCAAAGCGTCTGGCAAGACCGAAAGAAAGGGTAA
- a CDS encoding HD domain-containing protein yields the protein MQTIFHQIENILSSSNPIAEIESRKDEFFDFIDCYMVGCEHKNFHCEGDVWEHTKLVIQNVVAEEHDWIDVLAVLLHDVGKKNALERNNGKNMHGHEIDGANIAFGWLAKMSFDREIREQVLWLIRNHMKALDLKVMRSKYDIWQLVKHPLFWRLQRLACADCKATLDAEGHPRDDFEEILNRPIVAECLENEMPVAIVEADDFASQKWDDIRVENALVFCHKMQINGGVLSKESLIRAAIKSIGGKNG from the coding sequence ATGCAGACAATTTTTCACCAAATAGAAAATATCCTCTCCTCGTCTAATCCCATTGCAGAAATTGAATCGCGTAAGGACGAATTTTTTGACTTTATCGATTGTTACATGGTCGGTTGCGAACATAAGAATTTCCATTGCGAAGGCGATGTTTGGGAACATACGAAACTCGTGATTCAGAATGTCGTAGCCGAAGAACACGATTGGATTGACGTGTTGGCTGTGTTGCTTCACGATGTGGGGAAGAAAAATGCACTAGAACGCAACAATGGCAAGAATATGCACGGGCATGAGATTGATGGGGCGAACATTGCTTTTGGCTGGCTTGCGAAAATGAGTTTTGACCGCGAAATTCGTGAACAGGTTCTTTGGCTCATTCGAAATCACATGAAGGCATTGGATTTAAAAGTGATGCGTTCTAAGTACGATATTTGGCAGTTGGTCAAACATCCGTTGTTTTGGCGGTTGCAACGCCTAGCTTGTGCCGATTGCAAAGCGACTTTGGATGCTGAAGGCCATCCGCGTGATGACTTTGAAGAAATCTTGAATCGCCCTATTGTTGCAGAGTGTCTTGAAAATGAAATGCCTGTCGCCATTGTCGAAGCGGATGATTTTGCTTCGCAAAAGTGGGATGATATTCGCGTGGAAAATGCTCTCGTTTTTTGCCATAAAATGCAAATCAATGGGGGCGTCCTCTCCAAAGAAAGTTTAATTCGTGCCGCCATCAAATCTATAGGAGGTAAAAATGGTTGA
- a CDS encoding SPFH domain-containing protein, with the protein METESKLQPKVQPKIQLPKKNYTKAIIVAVIVVIALILLKCNIGYNSATQLLVKQSPFGTLSCIDHAGFYFKGFASIYSYDRTKDFYFNSSTDKVKGEGWEGGDDDEDDISVTLSRNANAEISGYLKYQLPTDCEDLVKIHREQRSDKKLKHDLVRNSVLSAVRKTAPLFTAEEAKVTKIAEFRRIAEDQLTEGEYLTTIEVLTEKAGEDEYDSEGKIIKKAETQEYKVTKLKLDKNGNRILTKPSALRLYGIRVVQFEIQNVRLDQKAQQQLDIVKDREMKRVSNATAAETAKQAAITAEAEGKARIAQAKADQEVEKIKAVTQAEKERDVAVLQAQKEQEVARLEALRALEVAKKIKAEKEAEAAANRALVSAGLTPQERAEWDYKTKVGVAEALAKSAHPLVPEIMMTGDSKGGASTAMDAVGLNMLMGLTEKLSK; encoded by the coding sequence ATGGAAACAGAATCCAAATTACAGCCCAAAGTGCAACCCAAAATACAGCTTCCCAAAAAGAATTACACAAAAGCAATCATTGTCGCGGTCATCGTTGTTATCGCTCTTATTTTGCTCAAGTGCAATATCGGTTACAATAGTGCAACGCAGCTTCTTGTGAAGCAGTCTCCGTTTGGTACCCTCTCCTGCATCGACCACGCCGGTTTTTACTTCAAGGGATTTGCAAGCATCTACTCTTACGACAGAACCAAGGACTTCTACTTCAACTCCTCTACCGATAAGGTAAAAGGCGAAGGCTGGGAAGGCGGCGACGATGACGAAGATGATATCTCCGTTACCTTGTCCCGAAACGCAAACGCCGAAATCAGCGGCTACCTCAAATACCAGCTCCCGACGGACTGCGAAGACCTCGTGAAAATCCACCGCGAACAGCGCTCCGACAAGAAGCTCAAGCATGACCTTGTCCGTAACTCCGTGCTCTCGGCTGTTAGAAAGACCGCACCGCTTTTCACTGCTGAAGAAGCCAAGGTGACAAAGATTGCCGAATTCAGAAGAATCGCCGAAGACCAGCTCACCGAAGGCGAATACCTCACCACAATCGAAGTGCTTACCGAAAAGGCCGGCGAAGACGAATACGATTCCGAAGGCAAAATCATCAAGAAAGCCGAAACGCAAGAATACAAGGTCACAAAGCTGAAACTCGACAAGAACGGCAACCGCATCTTGACAAAACCCTCGGCACTCCGTCTTTACGGCATCAGAGTGGTGCAGTTCGAAATCCAGAACGTTCGCCTCGATCAGAAAGCTCAACAGCAGCTCGACATCGTGAAGGACCGCGAAATGAAGCGCGTCTCTAACGCCACCGCCGCTGAAACCGCAAAGCAGGCCGCCATCACCGCCGAAGCCGAAGGTAAGGCTCGCATCGCCCAGGCCAAGGCCGACCAGGAAGTGGAAAAGATCAAGGCTGTGACGCAGGCCGAAAAGGAACGCGACGTGGCCGTTCTCCAGGCTCAGAAGGAACAAGAAGTCGCCCGTCTCGAAGCTTTGAGAGCACTCGAAGTCGCTAAGAAAATCAAGGCCGAAAAAGAAGCTGAAGCAGCCGCCAACAGAGCTCTCGTCAGCGCCGGTTTGACACCGCAAGAACGCGCCGAATGGGATTACAAGACCAAGGTCGGTGTCGCTGAAGCTCTCGCCAAGTCTGCACATCCGCTCGTCCCGGAAATCATGATGACCGGCGACTCCAAGGGCGGCGCAAGCACTGCCATGGACGCTGTAGGCTTGAACATGCTCATGGGACTTACTGAGAAACTGTCGAAGTAA
- a CDS encoding alpha/beta hydrolase, whose translation MKFAKIFLPCLLLALVAIVSLVSVDKRPVKEYQIEGMHVYEMAAADETKPVILYLHGGAYRQGITPSHWKILSEISKATGCGWVMPDYPLAPKHTVHEAHTLVLKLYSELLKRFPASKIIIMGDSAGGGFSLALAEEIQEQSLPSPMHLILISPWVDITGGDESIAEYDNWLHIDELHQFGLSWANGMDAHAPMVSPIYGNMQGLPPTDIFVGTWEVFYPDIVNCGERMKAAGVSVTLHVGEELGHVFPLYPAPEGEEARQTIADIVKSSTERTTELSLTSLMQ comes from the coding sequence ATGAAATTTGCAAAGATATTCTTGCCCTGTTTACTGCTCGCGCTCGTAGCGATTGTCTCTTTGGTGAGCGTCGACAAGCGCCCCGTAAAAGAATACCAGATTGAGGGCATGCACGTTTACGAGATGGCGGCCGCAGACGAAACCAAGCCCGTCATCCTCTACCTCCACGGCGGAGCCTACAGGCAAGGCATTACGCCATCCCACTGGAAGATTCTTTCTGAAATTTCAAAGGCGACTGGCTGCGGTTGGGTCATGCCGGACTACCCTCTTGCGCCAAAGCACACGGTGCACGAAGCCCACACTCTCGTATTAAAGCTCTATAGCGAACTTTTAAAACGTTTCCCCGCCAGCAAAATCATCATCATGGGTGACAGTGCCGGTGGAGGATTTTCGCTTGCGCTCGCCGAAGAAATCCAAGAGCAGTCGCTCCCCTCGCCCATGCACCTCATTTTGATTTCACCGTGGGTCGACATCACTGGCGGCGATGAATCCATTGCGGAATACGACAACTGGCTTCATATTGACGAACTGCATCAATTTGGTCTTTCTTGGGCTAACGGCATGGATGCACACGCACCGATGGTTTCGCCAATCTACGGCAACATGCAGGGGCTCCCGCCCACCGACATTTTCGTCGGCACCTGGGAAGTATTCTACCCCGACATCGTCAATTGCGGTGAAAGAATGAAGGCGGCAGGCGTATCCGTCACGCTCCACGTTGGCGAAGAACTGGGACACGTGTTCCCCCTCTACCCCGCACCCGAAGGCGAAGAAGCCCGCCAAACGATTGCGGACATTGTCAAGAGCAGCACCGAAAGAACGACGGAGCTCTCCCTGACAAGCCTTATGCAATAA
- the rpiA gene encoding ribose-5-phosphate isomerase RpiA has protein sequence MASMDELKKAAGVRAADMIKDGMIVGLGTGSTAAHMVNRLAERIKTEGIHVTGVSTSWSTTLQCRSLGIPLKEMGEVSHLDMVIDGADEIDPNRNLIKGRGAAHLLEKIVASMTDNYVIIADSGKAVQQLGTKFAVPLEIIPGAIAVVTERVKKLGGEVKVRMGAPGKDGPVISDSGNLIADAKFAPIADPDKLARDLEHIVGIVGHGLFINMATKVILADEAKGLIEF, from the coding sequence ATGGCATCGATGGATGAACTCAAGAAGGCTGCAGGCGTTCGTGCCGCAGACATGATCAAGGACGGAATGATTGTCGGTCTCGGCACAGGCAGCACGGCAGCTCACATGGTGAACCGCCTTGCCGAACGCATCAAGACCGAAGGCATCCACGTGACGGGCGTTTCGACCAGCTGGAGCACCACACTCCAATGCCGTAGCCTCGGCATCCCGCTCAAGGAAATGGGCGAAGTGAGCCACCTCGACATGGTGATTGACGGCGCCGACGAAATCGACCCGAACCGCAACCTCATCAAGGGACGCGGAGCCGCACACCTCCTCGAAAAGATTGTCGCCTCCATGACGGATAACTACGTGATTATCGCAGACTCCGGCAAGGCCGTGCAGCAGCTCGGCACCAAGTTCGCCGTCCCTCTCGAAATCATCCCGGGCGCTATCGCCGTCGTGACCGAACGCGTGAAAAAGCTCGGTGGCGAAGTCAAGGTTCGCATGGGCGCTCCTGGCAAGGATGGTCCGGTGATTAGCGACAGCGGTAACCTCATCGCCGATGCGAAGTTCGCTCCCATCGCAGACCCGGACAAGCTCGCCCGTGATCTGGAACACATCGTGGGTATCGTCGGACACGGCCTGTTCATCAACATGGCAACGAAAGTCATCCTCGCTGACGAAGCCAAGGGTTTGATTGAATTCTAG
- a CDS encoding FKBP-type peptidyl-prolyl cis-trans isomerase — MVVIQDKMKVSIAYTLREGKRILEEVPASQPFVYIHGYNNIIPGLEDALTGRRLGEKFTVSIPANLGYGEYRKDLILTVPKEELRDVGELWLGMELEMYQDNDMREFQLPDTAEEFVNDLNLDGDDDQCDGIYTIKEILEDTVIVDGNHPFAGKDLIFNVEVVDIVEASFTEQESGFPDEDDYDGYDNYDSYDNRMGDDNFDSNERRWR; from the coding sequence ATGGTAGTCATTCAAGACAAGATGAAGGTGAGCATAGCCTACACCCTCAGAGAAGGCAAGCGAATTCTTGAAGAAGTTCCCGCCTCCCAACCGTTCGTGTACATCCACGGATACAACAACATCATTCCCGGACTCGAAGACGCATTGACGGGGCGTCGTCTGGGCGAAAAGTTTACGGTGAGCATTCCGGCAAATCTCGGTTACGGCGAATACCGCAAGGACCTTATCCTCACGGTCCCAAAAGAAGAACTCCGCGACGTCGGAGAACTCTGGCTCGGCATGGAACTTGAAATGTACCAGGATAACGACATGCGCGAATTCCAGTTGCCGGACACCGCCGAGGAATTTGTAAACGACTTGAACCTGGATGGCGATGACGACCAGTGCGACGGCATTTACACCATCAAGGAAATTCTCGAAGACACCGTGATTGTGGACGGGAACCACCCGTTTGCAGGCAAGGACTTGATTTTTAACGTCGAAGTTGTAGACATCGTCGAAGCAAGTTTCACCGAACAGGAGTCCGGCTTCCCGGATGAAGACGATTACGACGGATACGACAACTACGACAGTTACGACAATCGCATGGGCGACGACAATTTTGACTCAAACGAAAGGAGATGGCGCTAA
- a CDS encoding metallophosphoesterase family protein: MLYGICSDIHSNATAFEAVLQSMRENGVERRVCLGDIVGYGVDTDECVNLVKENMDVCLIGNHDSVAVRYESSAGFNPYAKQAIEWTQKNLSKESVSFIRSLPYIQEENDICFVHASPLSPADWVYVTDLEDALNAFDHFSERYCFVGHTHSPVIIASRPLAIPKILDEYEYVIANTERLLVNVGSVGQPRDRDPRACWCLLDTETKCVRLIRVEYDIRETQNRMKKQGMPSFLIDRLSVGR; encoded by the coding sequence ATGCTTTACGGTATTTGTTCAGATATCCATTCCAATGCCACCGCTTTCGAGGCTGTGCTCCAGTCCATGCGCGAAAATGGCGTGGAACGGAGAGTATGCCTTGGTGATATTGTGGGATATGGCGTCGATACCGATGAGTGCGTCAATTTGGTTAAAGAGAACATGGATGTGTGCCTAATCGGGAACCACGATAGCGTGGCGGTCCGGTACGAATCCAGCGCCGGGTTCAACCCGTACGCGAAGCAGGCGATTGAATGGACCCAGAAGAACCTTTCCAAGGAGTCCGTGTCGTTTATCCGCTCGCTCCCGTACATCCAGGAAGAAAACGATATCTGCTTTGTGCATGCGTCGCCCTTGTCTCCGGCAGATTGGGTCTACGTGACCGATCTCGAGGATGCGCTGAACGCTTTTGACCATTTCTCGGAGCGCTACTGCTTTGTGGGGCATACGCATAGCCCGGTTATCATTGCTAGCCGCCCCTTGGCGATCCCGAAGATTCTGGACGAGTACGAGTACGTGATTGCGAATACCGAACGCTTGCTGGTGAACGTCGGCAGTGTGGGACAACCCCGCGACCGCGACCCGAGAGCCTGCTGGTGTCTGCTCGATACCGAGACCAAGTGCGTGCGGCTCATCCGAGTGGAATACGACATCCGCGAGACGCAGAACCGCATGAAAAAGCAGGGAATGCCCTCGTTCCTGATTGACCGGCTATCGGTTGGGAGATAG
- a CDS encoding 23S rRNA (pseudouridine(1915)-N(3))-methyltransferase RlmH — protein sequence MKWILAVFGRAGSPFIADEVEKYVKRLRGSAMPLEVVELKESKIDDHAQALAQEAALFEKKFPRNEYRRVILSEEGKLMTTVKLADTLQARFTGNIVFLIGSAYGIDENLKKSADLLLSLSPLTFTHDHARIITVEQLYRVQMVMQNHPYHHR from the coding sequence ATGAAATGGATTTTAGCTGTTTTCGGTCGTGCAGGTTCCCCGTTCATTGCGGACGAGGTGGAAAAGTATGTGAAGCGTTTGCGCGGTTCCGCGATGCCACTGGAAGTGGTGGAGCTCAAGGAATCGAAAATTGACGACCACGCCCAGGCGCTTGCCCAGGAAGCCGCCCTTTTCGAAAAAAAATTCCCGCGTAACGAGTACCGCCGAGTGATCCTCTCTGAAGAGGGCAAGCTCATGACGACGGTGAAGCTTGCCGATACGTTACAGGCCCGCTTTACGGGAAATATTGTGTTTTTGATTGGCTCTGCGTACGGCATCGACGAGAACTTGAAAAAGTCCGCCGACTTGCTCTTGAGCCTTTCTCCATTGACTTTTACCCACGACCACGCCAGGATTATTACGGTGGAACAGCTCTACCGCGTCCAGATGGTCATGCAAAACCACCCTTATCATCACCGATGA
- a CDS encoding dihydrofolate reductase: MLISAIVAVSENNVIGRDGHLPWHLSADLKRFKAITTGHAIILGRKNYDDIGRPLPNRTNYVLTRNKDFQAPGCIVCSSLGEAIEAARAAGETECFIIGGAAVYREAMPLVEKLYLTRVLSHVEGDVFFPEWNDKFQKESEESFPADEKNDFPTTFEIWVRKK; the protein is encoded by the coding sequence ATGTTAATTTCTGCAATTGTTGCTGTTTCTGAAAACAATGTCATCGGGCGTGACGGTCACTTGCCGTGGCACCTTTCTGCCGATCTCAAGCGCTTCAAGGCGATTACTACGGGGCATGCCATCATCCTCGGTCGCAAAAATTACGACGATATCGGACGCCCGCTCCCGAACCGCACGAACTACGTGCTCACCCGCAACAAGGATTTCCAGGCCCCGGGCTGCATTGTCTGCTCTTCGCTCGGTGAGGCTATTGAGGCCGCTCGCGCTGCTGGCGAGACGGAATGTTTCATTATCGGTGGTGCTGCCGTGTACCGTGAAGCTATGCCGCTTGTCGAAAAACTCTATTTGACGAGAGTTTTGTCGCACGTGGAAGGCGATGTATTCTTCCCTGAATGGAACGATAAGTTCCAGAAAGAAAGCGAAGAATCTTTCCCGGCAGACGAAAAAAACGACTTCCCGACAACCTTTGAAATTTGGGTACGAAAAAAATAA
- a CDS encoding GGDEF domain-containing protein — protein MLLRNGKKILRLLIAVVAAVIVVLFVVSFNGMCRHGSCNNVIALNDGWSISFGGIHLPPMEHVSDFRVPSNIQPGDTIIYERDMRNDSIPLPTTLRFHAYHVAVAVYVDSVCYYRYGFERFKEGKLVGSGIHLVNMPEFLDDHVIRVVTIVTEKAAAKSVAQIELLRSNSMTDYFSQNSDSITIGIFLMFFGMIAFITGCCAVGFDRAYYRLVLIGLFAGLMGLWTLNYAKGIQIVSTNYALDTTLEYVSLYLAAIPFGLLIINMRAGKIPTWKLNVLKVIVGFGVLFFVVTTILHVTDIAHYPTFLLIYHSYIFISFLFMVFFKVLYDRGAGMQEKILASGTVVFVLFGIADLFRYNVQNLFGLEKSFLDATCLPVGTLLFILLLMVGYLVYMYEELMDKTEKEVLRQIAYRDALTGIYNRAKCEHIFEVLNRDDSDYAIVSIDVNGLKYVNDHFGHSTGDKLLCAFADVFKNAFNGIGTTIRMGGDEFVAIVRAEHLSDLNTALKTMVLLEKEAKLPIELNVAYGYSVRRRGDAVTAMDVYRMADANMYAMKLASKQQRMA, from the coding sequence ATGTTGTTGAGAAATGGAAAGAAAATACTTAGACTTCTCATTGCAGTGGTTGCCGCTGTAATTGTTGTTCTATTTGTTGTCAGTTTTAACGGCATGTGCCGTCATGGTTCTTGCAACAATGTCATCGCCCTTAACGATGGCTGGTCCATTTCTTTTGGCGGCATTCATCTTCCGCCGATGGAACATGTCTCCGATTTCCGAGTTCCCTCAAATATTCAGCCCGGCGATACGATCATCTACGAGCGCGACATGCGGAACGATTCGATTCCCTTGCCGACAACGCTCCGATTCCATGCGTATCACGTTGCAGTAGCTGTCTATGTTGACAGTGTTTGCTATTACCGTTATGGTTTTGAACGCTTTAAAGAGGGAAAACTGGTCGGTAGCGGCATCCACCTTGTAAATATGCCGGAATTTCTTGACGATCATGTCATCCGCGTGGTGACGATTGTGACCGAAAAAGCGGCCGCAAAATCTGTGGCGCAGATTGAACTTTTGCGTTCAAATAGCATGACAGACTATTTTTCGCAAAATTCTGATTCCATTACCATTGGCATATTCCTAATGTTTTTCGGGATGATTGCCTTTATTACAGGCTGCTGTGCCGTCGGCTTTGACAGGGCTTATTACCGCCTTGTTCTGATTGGCTTGTTTGCTGGTTTGATGGGACTTTGGACGCTGAATTACGCGAAGGGTATCCAGATTGTTTCCACGAACTATGCGCTGGATACGACGTTGGAATACGTTTCGCTTTACCTTGCTGCAATCCCGTTTGGCCTTTTGATTATCAATATGCGTGCGGGCAAGATTCCGACCTGGAAGTTGAACGTGCTGAAAGTCATTGTCGGCTTTGGTGTGCTGTTCTTTGTGGTGACGACGATTTTGCATGTGACCGATATTGCGCATTACCCGACGTTCTTGCTCATTTACCATAGCTATATCTTTATTTCGTTCCTGTTCATGGTGTTCTTCAAGGTCCTTTATGACCGCGGTGCCGGAATGCAAGAGAAAATTCTTGCGTCGGGAACGGTGGTGTTTGTGCTGTTTGGCATTGCCGATTTGTTCCGCTATAATGTGCAGAACTTGTTCGGCTTGGAAAAATCCTTCTTGGATGCGACTTGCCTCCCGGTCGGTACGCTCCTGTTCATTTTGCTCTTGATGGTGGGCTATCTCGTCTATATGTACGAGGAGCTCATGGACAAGACCGAAAAGGAAGTGCTCCGCCAGATTGCTTATCGCGATGCCTTGACTGGCATTTATAACCGCGCAAAGTGCGAACACATTTTTGAAGTGCTCAACCGCGATGATAGCGACTATGCTATCGTGAGTATCGACGTGAATGGCCTCAAGTACGTGAACGACCACTTTGGACATTCGACGGGTGATAAGCTCCTGTGTGCTTTTGCCGATGTGTTCAAGAATGCGTTTAATGGCATTGGGACGACTATTCGCATGGGTGGTGACGAGTTTGTGGCGATTGTTCGTGCAGAACACCTTTCTGATTTGAATACCGCGCTAAAGACGATGGTGCTTTTGGAAAAAGAAGCCAAGTTGCCGATTGAATTGAATGTCGCTTATGGCTATTCTGTGCGCCGTCGCGGTGATGCCGTGACTGCAATGGACGTTTACCGCATGGCGGATGCTAATATGTACGCCATGAAGCTCGCCTCTAAGCAACAGCGAATGGCGTAA